The proteins below come from a single Triticum aestivum cultivar Chinese Spring chromosome 5D, IWGSC CS RefSeq v2.1, whole genome shotgun sequence genomic window:
- the LOC123122576 gene encoding carboxyl-terminal-processing peptidase 2, chloroplastic isoform X1 produces MLLPVRRPHAAPSRPASPRHVSSSLGPRSRQVDRVLRGSTVARASPAATDASASAGLGRRAVVGMALAVSLSAPAYCRAPPPSASALTEENLLFLEAWRAVDRAYYDKSFNGQSWFRYRERALRDDPMNTRQETYAAIKKMLATLDDPFTRLLEPEKFKSLRSGTQGALTGVGLSIGYPLALNGSPAGLSVMSAAPGGPAEKAGIMSGDVILAIDDTSAQDMDIYDAADRLQGPEGSSIDLTILSGADTRHVVLKRERYTLNPVRSRMCEIPGSEDSSKIGYIKLTTFNQNAAGSVKEAIKKLRENNVKAFVLDLRNNSGGLFPEGIEIAKIWMDKGVIVYICDSRGVRDIYEADGASTVAASEPLVVLVNKGTASASEILAGALKDNKRAVVYGEPTYGKGKIQSVFALSDGSGLAVTVARYETPAHTDIDKVGVTPDRPLPASFPTDEDGFCSCLRDPASCNLNAARLFVRS; encoded by the exons ATGCTCCTCCCGGTGCGCCGCCCGCACGCGGCCCCGTCCCGCCCGGCCTCCCCCCGGCACGTCTCCTCCTCCCTCGGTCCCCGATCCAGACAGGTCGACCGGGTCCTCCGGGGCTCGACCGTGGCGCGGGCCAGCCCGGCGGCGACGGACGCCTCTGCCTCCGCCGGCCTCGGCCGCCGCGCAGTCGTGGGGATGGCGCTCGCCGTCTCCCTGTCCGCTCCCGCCTACTGCAGGGCGCCGCCCCCAT CAGCGTCCGCGCTCACGGAGGAGAACCTGCTGTTCCTGGAGGCGTGGCGCGCGGTGGACCGCGCCTACTACGACAAGTCCTTCAACGGGCAGAGCTGGTTCAGGTACCGCGAGCGCGCCCTCCGCGACGACCCCATGAACACGCGGCAGGAGACAT ATGCGGCGATTAAGAAGATGCTTGCAACATTGGATGATCCGTTCACTCGGTTATTGGAACCCGAGAAATTCAAGAGTTTGCGG TCTGGCACGCAAGGTGCCCTCACGGGTGTAGGTTTATCGATTGGCTACCCGTTGGCGCTTAATGGATCGCCTGCAGGGCTCTCTGTAATGTCAGCTGCCCCAGGGGGTCCTGCAGAAAAGGCGGGCATCATGTCTGGAGACGTTATCTTGGCAATTGACGATACAAGCGCGCAAGACATGGACATATATGACGCAGCAGATCGCTTACA GGGTCCCGAAGGAAGCTCAATAGATTTGACTATTCTCAGTGGAGCTGATACCAGACATGTTGTTTTGAA GAGAGAAAGATATACTTTAAACCCGGTGAGATCAAGGATGTGTGAGATTCCAGGTTCGGAGGACAGCTCAAAGATCGGTTACATCAAACTAACAACATTTAACCAAAATGCTGCAG GATCCGTTAAGGAAGCCATTAAGAAATTAAGGGAGAACAATGTAAAGGCCTTTGTGTTGGATCTGCGGAACAACAG CGGTGGCCTTTTTCCTGAAGGGATTGAGATTGCGAAGATTTG GATGGACAAGGGTGTCATAGTGTATATATGTGATAGCCGTGGTGTCCGTGACATTTATGAGGCAGATGGAGCTAGCACGGTTGCTGCATCAGAACCTTTAGTTGTCCTG GTAAACAAAGGAACCGCAAGTGCAAGTGAGATCCTTGCAGGAGCACTGAAAGACAACAAGAGGGCAGTGGTGTATGGGGAACCAACATATGGAAAAGG CAAGATCCAGTCGGTGTTTGCACTGTCTGATGGCTCAGGGTTGGCCGTGACGGTGGCGCGCTACGAAACCCCTGCACATACTGACATAGACAAG GTCGGTGTGACTCCGGACCGTCCATTGCCGGCATCATTCCCGACCGACGAAGATGGCTTCTGCAGCTGCCTCAGGGACCCAGCTTCTTGCAACCTTAACGCCGCCCGGCTGTTTGTGAGATCTTGA
- the LOC123122576 gene encoding carboxyl-terminal-processing peptidase 2, chloroplastic isoform X2, whose translation MLLPVRRPHAAPSRPASPRHVSSSLGPRSRQVDRVLRGSTVARASPAATDASASAGLGRRAVVGMALAVSLSAPAYCRAPPPSSALTEENLLFLEAWRAVDRAYYDKSFNGQSWFRYRERALRDDPMNTRQETYAAIKKMLATLDDPFTRLLEPEKFKSLRSGTQGALTGVGLSIGYPLALNGSPAGLSVMSAAPGGPAEKAGIMSGDVILAIDDTSAQDMDIYDAADRLQGPEGSSIDLTILSGADTRHVVLKRERYTLNPVRSRMCEIPGSEDSSKIGYIKLTTFNQNAAGSVKEAIKKLRENNVKAFVLDLRNNSGGLFPEGIEIAKIWMDKGVIVYICDSRGVRDIYEADGASTVAASEPLVVLVNKGTASASEILAGALKDNKRAVVYGEPTYGKGKIQSVFALSDGSGLAVTVARYETPAHTDIDKVGVTPDRPLPASFPTDEDGFCSCLRDPASCNLNAARLFVRS comes from the exons ATGCTCCTCCCGGTGCGCCGCCCGCACGCGGCCCCGTCCCGCCCGGCCTCCCCCCGGCACGTCTCCTCCTCCCTCGGTCCCCGATCCAGACAGGTCGACCGGGTCCTCCGGGGCTCGACCGTGGCGCGGGCCAGCCCGGCGGCGACGGACGCCTCTGCCTCCGCCGGCCTCGGCCGCCGCGCAGTCGTGGGGATGGCGCTCGCCGTCTCCCTGTCCGCTCCCGCCTACTGCAGGGCGCCGCCCCCAT CGTCCGCGCTCACGGAGGAGAACCTGCTGTTCCTGGAGGCGTGGCGCGCGGTGGACCGCGCCTACTACGACAAGTCCTTCAACGGGCAGAGCTGGTTCAGGTACCGCGAGCGCGCCCTCCGCGACGACCCCATGAACACGCGGCAGGAGACAT ATGCGGCGATTAAGAAGATGCTTGCAACATTGGATGATCCGTTCACTCGGTTATTGGAACCCGAGAAATTCAAGAGTTTGCGG TCTGGCACGCAAGGTGCCCTCACGGGTGTAGGTTTATCGATTGGCTACCCGTTGGCGCTTAATGGATCGCCTGCAGGGCTCTCTGTAATGTCAGCTGCCCCAGGGGGTCCTGCAGAAAAGGCGGGCATCATGTCTGGAGACGTTATCTTGGCAATTGACGATACAAGCGCGCAAGACATGGACATATATGACGCAGCAGATCGCTTACA GGGTCCCGAAGGAAGCTCAATAGATTTGACTATTCTCAGTGGAGCTGATACCAGACATGTTGTTTTGAA GAGAGAAAGATATACTTTAAACCCGGTGAGATCAAGGATGTGTGAGATTCCAGGTTCGGAGGACAGCTCAAAGATCGGTTACATCAAACTAACAACATTTAACCAAAATGCTGCAG GATCCGTTAAGGAAGCCATTAAGAAATTAAGGGAGAACAATGTAAAGGCCTTTGTGTTGGATCTGCGGAACAACAG CGGTGGCCTTTTTCCTGAAGGGATTGAGATTGCGAAGATTTG GATGGACAAGGGTGTCATAGTGTATATATGTGATAGCCGTGGTGTCCGTGACATTTATGAGGCAGATGGAGCTAGCACGGTTGCTGCATCAGAACCTTTAGTTGTCCTG GTAAACAAAGGAACCGCAAGTGCAAGTGAGATCCTTGCAGGAGCACTGAAAGACAACAAGAGGGCAGTGGTGTATGGGGAACCAACATATGGAAAAGG CAAGATCCAGTCGGTGTTTGCACTGTCTGATGGCTCAGGGTTGGCCGTGACGGTGGCGCGCTACGAAACCCCTGCACATACTGACATAGACAAG GTCGGTGTGACTCCGGACCGTCCATTGCCGGCATCATTCCCGACCGACGAAGATGGCTTCTGCAGCTGCCTCAGGGACCCAGCTTCTTGCAACCTTAACGCCGCCCGGCTGTTTGTGAGATCTTGA